DNA from Candidatus Methylacidiphilales bacterium:
CTTTCGTGCTTTTCGTGGTTAACTCCTTTCCCGTAGAATATTTTGATTCCTGATGAAACATCTGATCGTATCCCTGCATGACCTCCATCCCGGCTCGCTTGACGCGGTCCGCGGGCAGATCGATTGCCTGAAAACGCTGGGCATTTCCAATTTTTCCATTCTCGCCGTGCCGCATTTTCATCATCAGAAGCGACTGAAAGATCATGCCGGAATGCTCAAATTCCTGGACGAGCGCAGCCAGGCCGGGGACGACCTGGTGATCCACGGCTTTTATCATGACCGGAGCGACCGCGGCGGCGGCCCGCTTTTTTGGACAAAATTTTACACAGCCAACGAAGCGGAATTTTTGGATTTGAGCGACGGGGAAGCCCGGCATCGGGTCGAGACCGCCCTCGAAATTTGGAGGGAGCATGGCTGGCCCGCCAACGGATTTATCGCCCCGGCCTGGCTCCTGCCGCGCGCGCAGGATGTCTTGTTGAAGCGGATGGGATTTTCCTACACCACGCGTTTGGGCGGGATTCATCTGCTGAGGAAGGGCATGGAGATGGCGTCGCAATCCCTGTGCTACAGCACGCGGGCGGAATGGCGCCGGAAAATCTCGCTGCTCTGGAACCCTTTCCTGTTTAAACGCCTGGTCGGCCGCCAGGTGGTGCGGCTCAGCCTCCATCCGGACGACCTGAACCATCCGCCCATCCGGGAGCAAATCCTGGAAATCGCGGGAATGGCCTTGGCGGCGGGATACGAACCCGTAACGTACTCCGCGTATGCTGAAATGTGACCTCCAGGCGCACTCCTGCCATTCCGACAGGCCCACCCAGTGGGTGCTGCGAAAGTTGGGTGTTCCGGAAAGCTACACAAAGCCCGCCGACCTCTACGACATCCTGAAGCGGAAGGGCTTTGATTTCGTCACCATCACCGATCACAACCGGCTGGAAGGGTGCCTCGAAATCGCCGGGCGTCCGGGCGTGTTCCTGAGCGAGACCGTCACAACGTACTTTCCCGAAGACGGCTGCAAGATCCATATTTTGGTCTGGAACCTGACGGAACAGGACCACCGGGACATCCAGGGCGTCCGTGAAAACATTTACGAACTCGCGCCCTTTTTGCGCGGACGGGGCCTGGCGCACGGCGTGGCGCATCCCCTGTTGAACATCAACAACCGCCTGGCGCCGGAGCATGTCGAGAAGCTCGTGCTGCTGTTCCGCGTCTTTGAAACCGCGAACGCGAGCCGCGACCCGCTCGCGCAGCAGGTCCTGCGTCTCTGCCTGGATTCGCTGACACCTGAAAAGATCCAACAATTGGCGGACAGGCACAAAATCGAGCCGGCGCATGCCGAGCCGTGGAGGAAAAGTTTTTTTGGAAGCTCGGACGACTATGGCGGCCTGTATCTGGGCGACGCATGGACCGAGGCGGAAGGCGGGCCGGACATTGCCGATTGGCTCAAGCGTGTGGAGAACGGCGGGGCCGTTGCCGGCGGTTGCGCGGGGGATGTGCAGCGCCTGGCCAACAGCATCTACCGGGTTGTCTTTGCCTATGCCCGGGACAGGCTTGGCTCCACAGCGCCGCGCGGCATGCAGTTGCTGAACAAGGTGGCCCAGCGCTTCCTCGAGGGAAAAAACCCGACGGACTTTTCCTTCGGCGAACTCGTCGGGCACGTCACCGAGGCCGTGCGCACGGGCAAGGCGTTCGACTTCATCAACCCCAACGAGACCTCGCTCAACCGCGAGGTTGTGAAATATT
Protein-coding regions in this window:
- a CDS encoding polysaccharide deacetylase family protein — translated: MKHLIVSLHDLHPGSLDAVRGQIDCLKTLGISNFSILAVPHFHHQKRLKDHAGMLKFLDERSQAGDDLVIHGFYHDRSDRGGGPLFWTKFYTANEAEFLDLSDGEARHRVETALEIWREHGWPANGFIAPAWLLPRAQDVLLKRMGFSYTTRLGGIHLLRKGMEMASQSLCYSTRAEWRRKISLLWNPFLFKRLVGRQVVRLSLHPDDLNHPPIREQILEIAGMALAAGYEPVTYSAYAEM